Proteins from one Desulfonema limicola genomic window:
- a CDS encoding ParM/StbA family protein, translated as MKKIIAGMDIGFGQAKVCLKNGDESIKTICFPRIFAEAGRDNRGLNNHSVYGIEGERFYVGEEALAYQDSFIRRDFRDYVKDKTYWLCIGKALIDTGIFNGNDNIRIKRLILGLAPGHFYPENISHMKKTALSGIEFSYNNKICRFSAKEVKILPQGSGAFFSETLTDKGLIQEKNGYKKLHGILDVGYRTTDFVLFEKGQFIGEKEELSEDTGMRTVLEKLQSHIRQKYDKEELEFLEPGLRGQPFEFRGKEYDLSDQVEKLVSDHIYKRIEPEVLKRWEGRINRMKKILICGGGSYYFKNAGNFLKLHKDQIVILPQPELSNAKGFFRFGLMLEKSDSLKQQKI; from the coding sequence ATGAAAAAAATCATTGCAGGAATGGACATCGGATTCGGACAGGCTAAAGTTTGTCTGAAAAACGGTGATGAATCCATTAAAACCATATGCTTTCCCAGAATCTTTGCAGAAGCCGGTAGAGATAACAGGGGCTTGAATAATCATTCGGTCTATGGCATTGAAGGTGAAAGATTTTATGTAGGAGAAGAGGCTCTTGCATATCAGGACAGCTTTATCCGCAGGGATTTCCGGGATTATGTCAAAGATAAGACCTACTGGCTGTGCATTGGCAAGGCACTGATTGATACTGGCATTTTCAACGGGAATGATAACATTCGTATTAAGCGCCTGATTCTTGGACTTGCCCCGGGACACTTTTATCCTGAAAATATCAGCCACATGAAAAAAACTGCCCTGTCCGGTATTGAATTTTCATACAACAACAAAATATGCCGGTTTTCTGCAAAAGAGGTAAAGATTCTGCCCCAGGGCAGCGGTGCCTTTTTTTCTGAAACTTTAACGGATAAAGGTCTTATTCAGGAAAAAAACGGTTACAAAAAACTTCACGGCATTCTGGATGTAGGATACAGGACTACTGATTTTGTGCTTTTTGAAAAGGGGCAGTTTATCGGTGAAAAAGAGGAACTTTCAGAAGACACGGGCATGAGAACCGTGCTGGAAAAACTTCAGTCCCATATCAGGCAGAAATATGATAAAGAGGAGCTTGAGTTTCTTGAACCTGGTCTCAGGGGACAGCCTTTTGAGTTCAGGGGAAAGGAGTATGATCTTTCAGACCAGGTTGAAAAGCTGGTTTCCGATCATATTTATAAAAGAATTGAACCTGAAGTTTTAAAACGCTGGGAAGGAAGGATAAACCGGATGAAAAAAATTCTTATCTGTGGAGGAGGGAGCTATTATTTTAAAAATGCAGGAAATTTTCTTAAACTCCATAAAGATCAGATTGTTATACTTCCCCAGCCTGAACTTTCCAATGCAAAGGGATTTTTCCGCTTCGGCCTGATGCTGGAAAAATCGGATTCACTAAAACAGCAGAAAATTTAA